The Lichenihabitans psoromatis genome contains a region encoding:
- the topA gene encoding type I DNA topoisomerase, producing MNLVIVESPAKAKTINEYLGRDYQVLASFGHVRDLPAKDGSVDPEQDFAMLWEVDGKASKRLSDIARATKDADKVILATDPDREGEAISWHVLEVLKAKKLLKGKTVERVTFNAITKNAVRDAMAHPREIDQALVDAYLARRALDYLVGFNLSPVLWRKLPGARSAGRVQSVSLRLVCDRESEIERFVTREYWSLVAHLRTAQNVAFEARLTGADGKKITRLDIGTGAEAAAFKAALDTADFKVSSVEAKPAKRHPFPPFRTSTLQQDASRKLGFSPARAMQIAQKLYEGVAIDGETAGLITYMRTDGIDMAPEAIASARKVIGDLHGARYVPAAPRKYTVKAKNAQEAHEAIRPTDMSRLPRDVARYLEPEQARLYELIWKRTIASQMESAELERTTVDIAAVAAGRTIELRATGQVVKFDGFLALYQENDEDDGEDAGRLPAMQTGETLAKDQIISTQHFTEPPPRFTEEALIKRMEELGIGRPSTYASTLAVLKDREYVRLDKKRLIPEDKGRLVTAFLESFFNRWVDYEFTANLEEQLDRVSSSDIEFKQVLRDFWQDFNAAIGETKDLRTTQVLDNLNELLGPMVFPAKPDGSDPRACPHCGTGQLSLKLGKFGSFIGCSNYPECKFTRTLTQTGGEAAGAPGDKPGQRLLGTDPQTGLEVTMRDGRFGPYLQLGDGEKPKRSSLPKGVGPADVDLDKALMLLSLPREIAKHPTSGEPILAGIGRFGPYVQHGKTYANLGQDDDVLEIGGNRAIDLIVAKESGVGGGRFGRAAPAGRVLGDHPSGGPVTARAGRYGPYVNWGKVNATLPKDMTEASVTLEDALRFIEEKGGAAPAKAKTARKPAAKPKSASAKTAAKKPATGAAAPKTATAAKAAAAKPKATAAKKPAAKAPARKTA from the coding sequence ATGAACCTCGTCATCGTCGAGTCGCCGGCGAAAGCGAAGACCATCAACGAATATCTTGGCCGCGACTATCAGGTTCTGGCCTCGTTCGGCCACGTCCGCGATCTTCCGGCCAAGGATGGTTCCGTCGATCCGGAGCAGGATTTCGCGATGCTGTGGGAGGTCGACGGCAAAGCCTCAAAACGTCTCTCCGACATCGCTCGTGCCACGAAGGATGCCGACAAGGTCATCCTCGCGACCGATCCGGATCGCGAGGGCGAGGCCATCTCCTGGCACGTTCTGGAGGTGCTCAAAGCCAAGAAGCTGCTGAAGGGCAAGACGGTCGAGCGCGTTACCTTCAATGCCATTACGAAGAACGCGGTGCGGGACGCGATGGCGCATCCGCGTGAGATCGACCAAGCGTTGGTCGATGCCTATCTGGCGCGGCGGGCGCTCGATTATCTCGTCGGCTTCAATCTCTCGCCGGTCCTGTGGCGCAAGCTCCCCGGGGCCCGCTCGGCGGGCCGCGTGCAATCGGTGTCGCTGCGGCTGGTCTGCGACCGTGAGAGCGAGATCGAGCGCTTCGTCACGCGCGAATATTGGTCGCTGGTGGCGCATCTCCGCACCGCGCAAAACGTCGCTTTCGAGGCCCGTCTGACGGGCGCCGACGGCAAAAAGATCACGCGGCTCGATATCGGCACCGGGGCCGAAGCCGCTGCCTTCAAGGCTGCGCTCGACACGGCGGACTTCAAGGTCTCGTCGGTGGAGGCGAAACCCGCCAAGCGGCACCCCTTCCCGCCGTTCCGCACCTCGACGCTGCAACAGGATGCCTCGCGCAAGCTCGGGTTCTCTCCGGCTCGCGCGATGCAGATCGCGCAGAAGCTGTACGAGGGCGTCGCGATCGATGGGGAGACCGCCGGTCTCATCACCTATATGCGGACGGACGGCATCGACATGGCGCCGGAGGCGATCGCCAGCGCCCGGAAGGTCATCGGCGACCTGCATGGCGCGCGCTATGTGCCTGCCGCGCCGCGCAAATATACGGTCAAGGCAAAGAACGCACAGGAAGCCCACGAGGCGATCCGCCCGACCGACATGAGCCGCCTGCCGCGCGATGTCGCGCGCTACCTCGAACCCGAACAGGCGCGCCTCTACGAACTGATCTGGAAGCGCACCATCGCGAGCCAGATGGAATCTGCCGAACTCGAACGCACTACGGTCGATATCGCGGCCGTGGCGGCCGGACGCACGATCGAATTGCGAGCGACCGGTCAGGTCGTCAAGTTCGACGGCTTTCTGGCGCTCTACCAGGAGAATGACGAGGACGACGGTGAGGATGCGGGACGGCTTCCGGCCATGCAGACCGGCGAGACGCTTGCCAAAGACCAGATCATCTCGACCCAGCATTTCACCGAGCCGCCGCCGCGGTTCACGGAAGAAGCTTTGATCAAACGCATGGAAGAGCTCGGCATTGGCCGTCCGTCGACCTATGCGTCAACGCTCGCGGTGCTGAAGGACCGCGAATATGTCCGGCTCGACAAGAAGCGGTTGATTCCCGAGGACAAGGGGCGACTTGTCACGGCGTTTCTCGAATCCTTCTTCAATCGCTGGGTCGATTACGAATTCACGGCCAATCTCGAGGAACAGCTCGACAGAGTGTCGAGCTCGGACATCGAATTCAAGCAGGTGCTGCGCGACTTCTGGCAGGACTTCAACGCCGCGATCGGCGAGACGAAAGACCTGCGGACTACGCAGGTGCTCGACAATCTCAACGAATTGCTCGGCCCCATGGTATTTCCGGCCAAGCCGGATGGTAGCGACCCCCGCGCCTGCCCGCATTGTGGCACGGGACAATTGTCGTTGAAGCTCGGCAAGTTCGGCTCGTTCATCGGTTGCTCCAACTACCCCGAGTGCAAGTTTACCCGCACGTTGACGCAGACGGGCGGCGAGGCGGCCGGTGCCCCGGGCGACAAGCCCGGTCAGCGTCTGCTCGGCACCGATCCGCAAACCGGGCTCGAGGTGACGATGCGCGACGGGCGATTCGGCCCCTATCTGCAACTCGGCGACGGTGAAAAGCCGAAACGATCGTCGCTACCCAAGGGCGTCGGCCCGGCCGACGTCGATCTCGACAAGGCGCTCATGTTGCTGTCCTTGCCGCGCGAGATCGCCAAACACCCAACGAGCGGAGAACCGATCCTGGCCGGGATCGGCCGCTTCGGTCCCTATGTCCAGCATGGCAAAACCTACGCGAATCTCGGCCAGGACGACGACGTTCTCGAGATCGGCGGCAACCGCGCCATCGATCTGATCGTCGCCAAAGAGAGCGGTGTCGGGGGCGGGCGATTTGGACGGGCCGCGCCCGCCGGACGTGTGCTTGGCGACCATCCCAGTGGTGGCCCGGTGACGGCGCGAGCCGGTCGGTATGGTCCTTACGTTAATTGGGGCAAGGTCAACGCGACGCTGCCGAAAGACATGACCGAGGCGAGCGTGACGCTCGAAGATGCGTTGCGCTTCATCGAAGAAAAGGGTGGCGCTGCTCCGGCAAAGGCCAAGACGGCCCGGAAGCCCGCTGCGAAGCCGAAATCCGCAAGCGCCAAGACTGCAGCGAAAAAACCCGCGACCGGGGCGGCTGCGCCGAAGACCGCCACGGCCGCCAAGGCAGCTGCGGCCAAACCGAAAGCCACCGCGGCCAAAAAACCCGCCGCGAAGGCTCCGGCCCGTAAAACGGCCTGA
- the rnr gene encoding ribonuclease R encodes MPKQKIVTEQAPPGPTKDDILAFIKREKVAAASAGRSAPLAIGKREIARAFGIKGDAARIELKQLLKEMEQDGVVERRHARFERAGALPTVLAVDIVGRDSDGDLVAKPVDWDSATHGVAPRILLHVPRKSRPGLPAPGVGDRALVRIETTTEAPSKTPVVIGRIIKLLAKARSRIIGVFRDRADVGLRVLPTDKKNSQTEYVVPAEFRADAEDGDLVSVELLGRGNSFGLPIVKVVERLGSINSEKAISLIAIQTHHIPNVFRPAALTEAEAVRPPTLAGREDWRDLPLVTIDPPDAKDHDDAVYAVPDDAPDNEGGQIVTVAIADVASVVHPGSALDREALDRGNSVYFPDRVVPMLPERISSDLGSLRPLEDRPALAVRMVLGPDGRKIRHTFHRVMMRSHAKLNYAQAQAAIDGRLDDITTPILDTILRPLWAAYATAKRARDDRSPLDLDLPERKIVLKPDGTVDRVMVPERLDAHKLIEEFMILANVAAAETLEAKRQVLIYRVHDEPSIEKLNALAEFLGSIGIKLAKGQVLRPIQFNGILGRVKGSDNEHLVNEVVLRSQAQAEYSAENYGHFGLNLRRYAHFTSPIRRYADLIVHRALIKALDLGADGLPEMGLGELAEIATKISAAERRAMAAERETIDRLIATYLADRIGATFAGRISGVTRAGLFIKLSETGADGFVPASQLGDEYFRFDEAMRSMVGTQTGTTYRLGDIVEVKLVEAAPLAGALRFEIVSEGRRRKLLGKSKHPSGMTIKSGRLEAKKRAKAAQRNLGKGRS; translated from the coding sequence ATGCCAAAGCAGAAGATCGTGACCGAACAAGCGCCGCCCGGACCCACCAAGGACGACATTCTCGCCTTCATCAAACGCGAAAAAGTCGCTGCCGCTTCGGCGGGCCGCAGCGCACCCTTGGCGATCGGCAAGCGTGAGATCGCCCGCGCATTCGGGATCAAGGGCGACGCGGCGCGAATCGAATTGAAGCAACTCTTGAAAGAGATGGAGCAGGACGGCGTCGTCGAGCGTCGCCATGCCCGCTTCGAACGAGCCGGAGCACTGCCCACAGTGCTCGCAGTCGACATCGTGGGCCGCGACAGCGACGGCGATCTGGTGGCCAAACCCGTCGATTGGGACAGCGCAACCCACGGGGTTGCGCCTCGCATTCTGTTGCATGTTCCGCGCAAGTCCCGCCCCGGCCTGCCGGCGCCAGGGGTCGGGGATCGGGCTCTGGTCCGCATCGAGACAACGACTGAGGCCCCATCGAAGACCCCCGTTGTGATCGGTCGCATCATCAAACTGCTGGCCAAGGCGCGGTCGCGCATCATCGGCGTGTTTCGAGATCGCGCGGATGTCGGCCTGCGGGTTTTGCCGACCGACAAGAAGAATTCCCAAACCGAATATGTGGTGCCTGCCGAATTCCGCGCCGACGCTGAGGACGGCGACCTCGTGTCGGTCGAGCTTCTCGGGCGCGGCAATAGCTTCGGGCTGCCGATCGTCAAAGTCGTCGAGCGGCTCGGCTCGATCAACAGCGAGAAGGCCATCAGCCTGATCGCGATCCAGACCCATCACATCCCGAACGTGTTCCGCCCCGCCGCGCTGACCGAAGCCGAGGCGGTGCGTCCGCCAACGCTGGCGGGGCGCGAGGATTGGCGCGACCTGCCGCTCGTCACCATCGATCCGCCCGACGCGAAAGATCACGACGACGCGGTCTATGCGGTGCCGGATGACGCCCCCGACAATGAAGGCGGTCAGATCGTCACCGTCGCGATCGCGGATGTCGCCTCGGTGGTCCACCCCGGTTCGGCACTCGACCGGGAAGCGCTCGATCGCGGCAATTCGGTTTATTTCCCGGACCGTGTCGTGCCGATGCTTCCCGAACGGATTTCCAGCGATCTCGGCTCGCTCAGGCCGCTCGAAGATCGGCCGGCGCTTGCGGTCAGGATGGTGCTTGGTCCCGACGGGCGGAAGATCCGGCATACGTTTCATCGCGTGATGATGCGGTCGCACGCCAAGCTCAACTATGCTCAGGCGCAAGCCGCGATCGATGGTCGTCTGGACGACATCACGACCCCGATCCTCGACACGATCCTGCGTCCGCTCTGGGCGGCTTATGCGACCGCCAAACGCGCACGGGACGATCGGTCTCCGCTCGATCTCGATCTGCCCGAACGCAAGATCGTGCTGAAGCCGGACGGCACGGTGGACCGCGTCATGGTTCCGGAACGGCTCGATGCCCATAAGCTGATCGAGGAGTTCATGATCCTCGCCAATGTCGCGGCTGCCGAAACGCTCGAAGCCAAGCGGCAGGTACTGATCTACCGGGTGCATGACGAACCATCGATTGAGAAGCTGAATGCGCTAGCGGAGTTTCTCGGCTCGATCGGCATCAAGCTCGCGAAGGGCCAGGTTTTACGGCCGATCCAGTTCAACGGGATTCTTGGGCGTGTGAAGGGCAGCGATAACGAACATCTCGTCAATGAGGTCGTGCTCCGCTCGCAGGCGCAGGCCGAATATTCGGCTGAAAATTATGGACACTTTGGCCTCAACCTGCGGCGTTACGCTCATTTCACCTCGCCGATCCGCCGCTACGCCGACCTGATCGTCCATCGCGCCCTCATCAAAGCGCTCGACCTCGGGGCGGACGGGTTGCCGGAGATGGGCCTCGGCGAATTGGCCGAGATCGCAACCAAGATTTCGGCGGCCGAGCGACGGGCGATGGCGGCCGAGCGCGAGACGATCGATCGACTGATCGCCACCTATTTGGCCGATCGGATCGGTGCGACCTTCGCGGGCCGGATTTCAGGCGTGACCCGCGCTGGGCTTTTCATCAAGCTGAGCGAAACGGGCGCGGACGGCTTCGTGCCGGCGAGCCAACTCGGCGACGAATATTTTCGCTTCGACGAGGCGATGCGGAGCATGGTCGGCACGCAGACCGGCACGACATATCGGCTTGGCGACATCGTCGAGGTCAAGTTGGTCGAAGCCGCGCCACTGGCCGGAGCGCTCCGGTTCGAGATCGTCAGCGAAGGCCGTCGCCGCAAATTATTGGGTAAAAGCAAACATCCCTCGGGAATGACGATCAAGAGTGGTCGGCTCGAGGCGAAGAAACGCGCCAAAGCCGCTCAGCGCAATCTCGGCAAGGGCCGTTCGTGA
- a CDS encoding DUF983 domain-containing protein, producing MTILNLRDETRDTMTSLKRGVVGRCPRCGKGHIFRAYLKVQDQCEVCGEDLHHHRADDAPPYITILIVAHIMGFIMLVVLTAYEDIPFWIQMTLWPGLVLALCLTLLPRIKGALIGLQWAQRMHGFGGETDPIG from the coding sequence ATGACGATACTGAACCTTCGCGACGAGACCCGCGACACCATGACGTCGCTGAAACGCGGCGTCGTCGGTCGCTGCCCGCGTTGCGGCAAAGGCCACATCTTCCGCGCCTATCTCAAGGTGCAAGACCAGTGCGAGGTTTGCGGCGAGGACCTGCATCACCATCGAGCCGACGATGCACCACCCTACATCACCATCCTGATCGTCGCTCACATCATGGGGTTCATCATGCTGGTCGTGCTGACGGCCTATGAGGACATCCCGTTCTGGATCCAGATGACGCTTTGGCCCGGGCTCGTGCTGGCCTTGTGTTTGACACTGCTGCCTCGCATCAAGGGAGCGTTGATCGGTCTGCAATGGGCCCAGCGCATGCATGGATTTGGCGGAGAAACGGATCCGATCGGATGA
- a CDS encoding MFS transporter gives MTELAQPNIGQPPLSRTATLVAAIATITLVGIGLSLSVALLAIRMEEAGYSSAAIGLSTSVSGLANVIGAPVVPRLARMFGVQGLLYIAIGVGAITLLTFSATPIGLWIALRFVFGAALAILFVMSEFWIVSASPAQRRGLITGIYATCLALGFAAGPAILGLTGTSGSLPFWTGAALMLLGLVPVAVAGRSTPAVEKSAKLSLLVLIRTVPLATAAAFVFGVFETASMSLFPVYALRLDLSAGVGAALISCAALGNVVFQIPLGLAGDRLSRRVVLLFCGLSGVLGALGMMLVGSNVVGLCLVVFLWGGLTAGLYTVGLALIGDRFKGAELAAASGAVVMLYSVGLVVGPPVLGQLMDWRLSGLPLGLLTLFALYVVLASYKLLKTRWSGRET, from the coding sequence ATGACCGAACTCGCACAACCGAACATCGGACAGCCGCCGCTGTCGCGAACCGCGACGCTTGTGGCCGCCATCGCGACCATTACGCTCGTGGGTATCGGCCTTTCGCTCTCTGTCGCCCTTCTTGCGATCCGCATGGAGGAGGCCGGATATTCGTCGGCCGCGATTGGACTCAGCACCTCGGTGTCGGGGCTCGCCAATGTGATCGGCGCTCCAGTCGTGCCGCGCCTCGCACGCATGTTCGGCGTGCAGGGCTTGCTCTATATCGCCATCGGCGTCGGTGCCATCACGCTGCTGACCTTTTCGGCAACGCCGATCGGCCTGTGGATCGCCCTGCGTTTCGTCTTCGGCGCGGCGCTGGCGATCCTCTTCGTGATGAGCGAATTCTGGATCGTGTCGGCTTCACCCGCGCAGAGACGGGGCCTGATCACCGGCATCTACGCCACCTGTCTGGCGCTAGGCTTTGCGGCCGGTCCCGCCATTCTGGGCCTGACCGGAACCTCCGGCAGCCTGCCGTTTTGGACCGGCGCCGCCCTGATGCTCCTCGGTTTGGTCCCGGTCGCGGTCGCTGGGCGATCTACGCCTGCGGTCGAAAAATCCGCGAAGCTCTCGCTTCTCGTTCTCATCCGCACCGTGCCGCTGGCGACGGCAGCCGCTTTCGTGTTCGGGGTGTTTGAGACCGCGTCCATGAGCCTGTTTCCGGTCTATGCCTTGCGGCTTGATCTCTCGGCTGGTGTCGGGGCAGCCTTGATCAGTTGCGCGGCGCTCGGCAACGTCGTGTTCCAGATCCCGCTGGGGCTGGCTGGCGATCGCCTATCGCGCAGGGTCGTCCTGCTGTTTTGCGGTCTCAGTGGCGTTCTCGGCGCGCTCGGCATGATGCTGGTCGGCTCAAACGTTGTCGGGCTCTGTCTCGTGGTGTTCCTATGGGGCGGGCTCACGGCCGGTCTTTACACCGTCGGCCTTGCCTTGATCGGCGATCGATTCAAAGGCGCCGAACTGGCCGCAGCCAGCGGCGCTGTCGTGATGCTCTACTCGGTGGGCCTCGTGGTGGGGCCTCCGGTGCTCGGACAGTTGATGGATTGGCGCCTCAGTGGTCTGCCGCTCGGCTTGTTGACGCTCTTCGCGCTCTACGTGGTGCTGGCATCGTACAAGCTTCTCAAAACGCGCTGGAGTGGCCGCGAGACTTGA
- the rpmG gene encoding 50S ribosomal protein L33: protein MAKAATIKIKLLSTADTGFFYVTEKNARTKTDKFSFKKYDPVARKHVEFKETKIK from the coding sequence ATGGCTAAGGCCGCAACCATCAAGATCAAGCTTCTCTCGACCGCCGACACCGGCTTTTTCTACGTGACTGAAAAGAACGCACGGACCAAGACCGATAAGTTTTCGTTCAAGAAGTATGACCCGGTCGCTCGCAAGCACGTCGAATTCAAAGAAACGAAAATCAAGTAA
- a CDS encoding PleD family two-component system response regulator, with protein MTARILVVDDLLPNVKLLEARLSAEYFDVLTATSGAEALRLCEHDHCDLVLLDVMMPDMDGFETCRRLKANPATAHIPVMMVTALDEAADRIKGLEAGADDFLTKPIDEVALLARVRSLTRLKVVLDELRSRASAVAVLGVAGALPNVADDIGLGGRVLLVDDKLDSVERLAITLASAHYLTIERRPEDALLRTVRDDYDLVIVSLGLQDYDALRLCGQLRSLERTRQLPILLIAGHDDKARILRGLDIGVNDYVNRPIDRTELLTRVATQVRRKRYSDSLREQLRTSIEMAVVDSLTGLNNRRYLESHLKALMTNAASRGKPLSMMIVDLDHFKSVNDTFGHDVGDEVLRGFASRVKKVIRAGDVMCRLGGEEFIIVLPETNIEIAELVAERVRSAVGHSAFPVERGTRTLSITVSIGIADRGGDSDPGTLFKRADLALYRSKRGGRNMVSAHAA; from the coding sequence ATGACCGCGCGTATTCTTGTCGTCGACGATCTTCTCCCGAACGTTAAACTGCTCGAGGCTCGCCTCTCGGCGGAATACTTCGACGTCCTGACCGCAACCAGCGGCGCAGAAGCACTGCGCCTTTGCGAGCACGATCACTGCGATCTCGTGCTGCTCGACGTCATGATGCCCGACATGGACGGCTTTGAAACCTGTCGACGGCTCAAAGCCAATCCGGCAACGGCTCATATTCCTGTGATGATGGTCACGGCGCTCGACGAGGCCGCCGACCGGATCAAAGGTCTTGAGGCCGGGGCTGATGATTTCCTCACCAAGCCGATCGATGAGGTCGCACTCCTGGCCCGCGTGCGCTCGCTGACACGGCTGAAGGTGGTGCTCGACGAATTACGCAGCCGGGCGAGTGCCGTCGCGGTTCTTGGGGTTGCCGGCGCGCTGCCGAACGTGGCCGATGACATCGGGCTTGGCGGACGCGTGCTGCTCGTTGATGACAAGCTCGACTCGGTCGAGCGACTCGCGATCACGCTCGCGAGCGCTCATTATCTTACGATCGAACGTCGGCCTGAAGACGCGCTGCTTCGCACGGTCAGAGATGATTATGACCTGGTGATCGTCAGTCTTGGGCTGCAGGATTATGATGCGCTCCGCCTTTGCGGCCAATTGCGCTCTCTCGAACGAACCCGTCAGCTGCCGATCCTGCTCATCGCGGGCCATGACGACAAGGCCCGGATCCTGCGCGGGCTGGATATCGGCGTGAATGATTATGTCAATCGCCCGATCGACCGTACCGAACTGCTCACGCGGGTCGCGACGCAGGTTCGACGGAAACGATATTCCGACAGCTTGCGCGAGCAATTGAGAACTTCGATCGAAATGGCCGTGGTGGATTCGCTCACCGGTCTCAACAATCGGCGCTATCTCGAAAGTCACCTGAAAGCGCTGATGACTAATGCGGCCAGTCGAGGCAAGCCTCTCTCGATGATGATCGTCGACCTCGATCACTTCAAGAGCGTCAATGACACGTTCGGACATGATGTCGGCGACGAGGTGCTGCGGGGCTTCGCGTCGCGCGTCAAGAAGGTGATCCGAGCGGGCGATGTCATGTGTCGCCTTGGCGGTGAGGAGTTCATCATCGTTCTCCCTGAGACCAATATCGAAATTGCCGAACTCGTCGCCGAACGGGTCAGAAGCGCGGTCGGCCATTCGGCTTTTCCTGTCGAACGGGGGACCCGAACGCTGTCGATCACGGTGTCGATCGGTATCGCCGATCGTGGTGGTGATTCGGATCCCGGGACGTTGTTCAAGCGGGCCGACTTGGCGCTCTACCGGTCGAAGCGCGGCGGCCGCAATATGGTGTCGGCGCATGCGGCGTAA
- a CDS encoding response regulator → MAKTVLIVEDNELNMKLFSDLLEANGYNTVQTRNGVEAVGLARKHKPDLILMDIQLPEVSGLQVTQWLKDDDELRSIPVIAITAFAMKGDEEKIRQGGCEAYLSKPISVVKFLETVRNYLEDR, encoded by the coding sequence ATGGCAAAGACAGTTCTGATCGTAGAAGACAACGAGCTGAACATGAAGCTGTTCAGTGACCTCCTCGAGGCGAACGGCTACAACACTGTTCAGACCCGGAATGGCGTGGAGGCCGTTGGCCTTGCGCGGAAACACAAGCCTGATCTCATTCTGATGGACATTCAGCTCCCCGAGGTCTCTGGCCTGCAGGTGACCCAATGGCTCAAGGATGATGACGAGTTACGGTCGATTCCCGTCATCGCCATCACGGCTTTTGCCATGAAGGGGGACGAGGAGAAGATCCGCCAGGGCGGCTGCGAGGCCTATCTGTCCAAGCCGATTTCGGTGGTCAAGTTCCTCGAAACTGTCCGCAATTATCTCGAGGATCGGTGA
- a CDS encoding DUF3572 family protein has protein sequence MTKRPDMRPFATRSTSGPAALRLDAEALAATTLTFLAADPDRLGDFLATSGITVDSIRDAAGQPGFATEILTFLASRDDLIVELAAQERWRPEDLGAALVKLEGDRGWDGA, from the coding sequence GTGACGAAAAGACCGGATATGCGGCCGTTCGCGACCCGATCGACATCCGGTCCCGCCGCCCTCCGGCTCGATGCCGAGGCTCTGGCTGCCACCACTTTAACGTTCCTGGCAGCGGATCCGGACCGGCTCGGCGATTTTTTAGCCACCAGCGGCATTACGGTCGATAGCATCCGCGATGCGGCGGGCCAGCCCGGATTCGCGACCGAGATCCTCACCTTTCTGGCCAGCCGTGACGATCTCATCGTCGAACTCGCGGCTCAGGAGCGCTGGCGGCCAGAGGATCTTGGCGCCGCCCTCGTCAAGCTCGAGGGTGATCGCGGGTGGGATGGCGCCTGA
- a CDS encoding cell envelope integrity EipB family protein translates to MRHPSAFGHAARILALGAFVQAVASGPASAAEVQSIMPLAAHHAVYKLSLLKASGAKAPEAVDGLLSYDFTGSACDGYAMTLRQMTALQPQEGESRVSEMQTASFEGGDSHDYRFRVATKGDSSGPGDINGTAHKSADGDVSVALQQPKPEKIDLASGVLFPTEHLKKVVATAKAGGKILTAAVFDGSDTGKKVFNTLTVIGTQTDVPPAEKAAQIDALKTVHRWPVAISYFDASKTDSAPDYVLSFDLYENGISRALRLDYGDFVLAGDLTDLKLMPDTPCKN, encoded by the coding sequence GTGAGACATCCTTCCGCTTTCGGCCATGCGGCGCGCATTCTCGCTTTGGGCGCCTTCGTTCAAGCGGTCGCGAGTGGTCCGGCCTCCGCCGCCGAGGTTCAATCCATCATGCCGCTCGCGGCTCATCATGCGGTGTACAAGCTCAGCTTGTTGAAGGCGTCTGGCGCGAAGGCACCGGAGGCGGTCGACGGGCTGTTGTCCTACGACTTCACCGGCTCCGCCTGCGATGGTTATGCGATGACGCTTCGCCAAATGACGGCGTTACAGCCGCAGGAAGGCGAGTCGCGGGTTTCGGAGATGCAGACCGCCAGCTTCGAGGGCGGGGATTCTCACGACTATCGGTTCCGGGTCGCGACCAAGGGCGATTCGTCCGGTCCAGGCGACATCAACGGAACAGCGCATAAATCTGCCGATGGCGATGTCTCGGTCGCGTTGCAGCAGCCGAAACCCGAGAAGATCGACCTTGCGTCTGGAGTTTTATTTCCGACCGAGCATCTCAAGAAAGTCGTGGCGACCGCCAAGGCGGGCGGCAAGATCCTCACGGCGGCGGTGTTCGATGGGTCCGATACCGGCAAGAAGGTTTTCAATACGTTGACGGTGATCGGCACCCAAACCGATGTCCCGCCAGCCGAGAAGGCAGCGCAGATCGACGCCTTGAAGACGGTCCACCGGTGGCCGGTGGCGATCAGCTACTTTGATGCGTCGAAGACGGATTCTGCCCCCGACTACGTCCTGTCGTTCGATCTCTACGAGAACGGCATCTCGCGGGCGCTTCGCCTCGATTACGGCGATTTCGTTCTGGCCGGCGATTTGACGGATCTGAAATTGATGCCCGACACACCGTGCAAGAATTGA
- a CDS encoding RidA family protein — MSVIDQKLASLGIVLPVPVAPIANYVPFVLIGRSLYISGQLAIGQDGKLSDAHKGKLGGTVDKLAGQAAARLCVINLLAQAKAALGNLDRIARVVRLGGFINVEPDYIDVPFVMNGASDLAVEIFGDKGRHARSTVGVASLPLGCAVEVEALFDIDA, encoded by the coding sequence ATGAGCGTCATCGACCAGAAACTCGCAAGCCTCGGCATCGTCTTGCCGGTTCCCGTCGCGCCCATCGCCAATTATGTGCCTTTCGTTCTGATCGGCCGTTCGCTGTACATTTCGGGTCAACTTGCGATCGGGCAAGATGGCAAATTGTCGGACGCCCATAAGGGCAAGCTCGGCGGAACGGTTGATAAGCTCGCCGGTCAGGCTGCGGCTCGGCTCTGCGTCATCAATTTGCTGGCTCAAGCGAAGGCGGCCCTCGGGAATCTCGACCGTATCGCGCGCGTCGTTCGTCTCGGTGGCTTCATCAATGTCGAGCCCGACTATATCGACGTTCCCTTCGTGATGAACGGCGCCTCCGACCTCGCAGTCGAAATTTTCGGCGACAAGGGTCGCCACGCACGCTCGACCGTGGGGGTCGCGTCGCTTCCGCTCGGCTGCGCCGTCGAGGTCGAGGCGCTGTTCGACATCGACGCGTGA